One genomic window of Leptospira johnsonii includes the following:
- a CDS encoding DUF7079 family protein yields MKTSERTVLWVVFSELYLDTALQEEDYSRIALVIAKSPFSIEDAKRIDKYEVFPLLQWNLLSAGGIWDSFDHKWLVESISKSFERRGRFGHFVVKIFYFIFEWMHKDAWQRIQFAYDAQVRHNDLPK; encoded by the coding sequence ATGAAGACATCTGAACGAACTGTACTTTGGGTTGTCTTTTCAGAACTTTATTTGGACACGGCGCTTCAAGAGGAAGATTACTCCCGCATTGCATTGGTGATTGCAAAGAGCCCCTTCAGCATCGAAGACGCAAAGCGGATCGATAAATATGAGGTTTTTCCGCTCCTTCAATGGAATTTGCTCAGCGCTGGCGGAATATGGGATTCATTTGATCACAAGTGGCTCGTCGAGAGTATAAGTAAATCGTTCGAGCGTCGCGGACGTTTCGGACATTTTGTAGTCAAAATATTTTATTTCATTTTTGAATGGATGCATAAAGATGCCTGGCAACGCATTCAATTTGCATATGATGCTCAAGTGAGGCATAACGATTTGCCAAAGTGA
- a CDS encoding VOC family protein has product MQKVVTFLWFNDQAKEAVDLYVSLFENAKITNTSYLTESVAKAAGKELGSLSTIDFELNGQNFTALNGGPMFTFSEAISIAVNCKTQEEIDKLWEALSKGGKEISCGWLKDKYGLTWQIMPESLDIMMRDPDTAKADRVGAAMLSMGKLNISELEKAYKGE; this is encoded by the coding sequence ATGCAAAAGGTAGTAACTTTTCTTTGGTTTAACGATCAAGCAAAGGAAGCTGTAGATCTTTATGTATCGCTGTTTGAAAATGCAAAAATAACAAACACATCGTATCTCACAGAGTCAGTTGCAAAAGCAGCCGGGAAGGAACTCGGGAGTTTGTCAACAATAGACTTTGAACTGAATGGCCAAAACTTTACTGCGCTAAATGGAGGCCCTATGTTTACTTTTAGTGAAGCAATTTCAATAGCTGTAAACTGTAAAACTCAGGAAGAGATTGATAAGTTATGGGAAGCACTGTCCAAAGGCGGCAAAGAAATTTCTTGTGGATGGCTTAAAGATAAGTATGGCTTAACGTGGCAGATTATGCCGGAAAGCCTAGACATCATGATGCGTGATCCAGACACTGCTAAAGCTGATCGAGTTGGAGCTGCTATGCTTAGCATGGGTAAACTGAATATAAGCGAACTTGAAAAAGCTTACAAGGGCGAATAA
- a CDS encoding OsmC family protein: MIESKPKMTFHVESVRVDSHSSISKCKNAKITLDTDILGNTDAFNPAELLLSALSACIIKGVERTVPILQFQLHSIEVIVDGVRQDVPPRMESIFYKIIVDSEESEQRLNLLHENIKKFGTVFNTIAPGTNLNGILVRRQN; this comes from the coding sequence ATGATTGAATCTAAACCTAAAATGACTTTTCATGTCGAATCAGTAAGAGTAGATTCACATAGCAGTATTTCGAAGTGCAAGAATGCCAAAATTACATTGGATACAGATATATTAGGTAATACAGATGCCTTTAATCCAGCGGAATTATTACTTTCAGCTCTATCTGCTTGCATAATTAAAGGAGTAGAAAGAACAGTTCCAATTCTGCAATTTCAATTACATTCCATAGAGGTGATAGTTGATGGAGTTAGGCAAGATGTACCTCCGAGAATGGAATCGATATTCTATAAAATAATCGTTGATTCAGAAGAATCGGAGCAACGTTTGAATCTCTTGCATGAAAACATTAAGAAATTTGGAACAGTTTTTAATACAATTGCTCCTGGTACAAATTTGAATGGAATTTTAGTAAGACGACAAAACTGA
- a CDS encoding DUF1772 domain-containing protein encodes MRILTKITGFITVLVLGLTAGAMLTEAVIIVPFWLSLSPTEFFDWYAKHQAALVNYYSPLEIWSTILTVVTSILLLIAKQEGRLSMVASTVLSILVIMTFFIFFKDANAGFNTRSIANEKLTSAITTWGNWQWLRVGLGIAAFIFGLLSIQTNKK; translated from the coding sequence GTGAGGATACTTACGAAAATAACCGGATTTATTACGGTACTAGTTCTTGGGTTAACTGCCGGGGCGATGTTAACAGAGGCGGTAATTATTGTTCCTTTTTGGTTGAGTCTATCGCCAACTGAGTTCTTTGACTGGTACGCAAAACACCAAGCTGCGTTGGTCAATTACTATAGTCCTCTCGAAATTTGGAGTACAATTCTCACCGTAGTTACTTCTATTCTTCTTCTGATTGCGAAACAAGAAGGAAGACTATCGATGGTCGCATCCACAGTCCTATCTATTCTTGTAATAATGACATTTTTTATTTTCTTCAAAGATGCAAATGCTGGCTTCAATACACGTTCCATCGCAAACGAAAAATTAACATCTGCCATTACAACCTGGGGGAATTGGCAATGGTTAAGAGTAGGATTAGGAATAGCTGCATTCATATTTGGGTTACTTTCTATTCAAACTAATAAGAAATAA